Part of the Ruegeria sp. AD91A genome, GCCCTTTACCGACCCGTCAGGCGACAGACTGCGGCACTGGCTGGGGATTGATGAGACGGTTTTTTACGATCGCGACCGCGTTTCGATCGTACCGATGGCGTTCTGCTTTCCTGGATATGATGCGCGCAATGCTGATCTTCCTCCACCTGCGATTTGCCGCAAGACCTGGCATGACCGAGTGATGCAGGAACTGGGGCGTGTGCCGCTGACCGTGTTGGTCGGAGGTCATGCGCACAAGTTTCATCTTGGCGTGCGCGGGTCGGTGACTGACACCGTTCGCAATTGGCGGGACCATGCGCCGCGGGTCTTTGCCTTGCCTCACCCGTCCTGGCGCAATACGGCATGGTTGAAGAAAAACCCGTGGTTCGAGGCTGAATTGCTGCCTGTTTTGCGTGCACGGGTCCAAGAGGTGCTGAATGACTGACTCCACGGCGTTGGACACCGCGCATGCTGCGATGCAGGCGGATCCGCAAAATGATGCCGCCCGGCTGCGTTTCTTTGAACGGCTCGCGGACAGCGAGCTGTTCCTGATGCTGACCGAAGAAGCACGGGACGAGAATATCTCGCCCGAATTGTTCGATGTGGCTGACGGGCGCTTTGTTCTGGCCTTTGACCGTGAGGACCGGCTGGCGCAGTTTGCCGGGCAGCCCGTGCCTTATGTGGCGTTGTCGGGGCGTGCGCTGTCGGGGATGCTGTCGGGGCAGGGCATCGGGCTTGGTCTGAATCTGGAGACGGCGCCATCTTCCATGCTTGTTCCGGCAGAAGCTTTGGGTTGGCTGGCCGAGACATTGCAACACAGCCCGCAAGAGGTTGAGGAAGAACTTTCCGAGTTTTTGCCCCCTGCCGGCCTGCCGCAGAACCTGCTGACCGCGTTGGATGCGAAACTGGCGACGACAGGCGGACTTGCCAGCGCGGCTTATCTGGTCGCCACCAAGTCCAAATCGGGCGCGCAGAGCCATCTGTTGGGATTTGTCGATGCGATCGAGGGGGCCGAGCCCGCTTTGGCCAAGGCCGCGTCCGAGGCGCTGACCTTTTCCGGGATCGAGGCAGGCGCGATGGATGTCGGTTTTTTCACCGCAAGCGAGGCCGCCGCTGCGCTGTTGGCCAAGGTGGGGCTTCGGTTTGATCTGCCTCAGTCTCAAATTGCCGAAACGGTCCGTGAAACCCCCGGCAGCAACCCGGACAACCCACCCATTCTGAAATAATCATCCAAACGCAAACACGCGGCGCAAGCTGCACCGCGTGTTGTTGCATTGGGGCTTGTTTATTCCGCGGCTGCTTCCAATTTGTCCTGCGTGCGGGTTTCGAAGTCGCTGGCGTCGTGGCGTTCGTGAAGCTGGGTGTGCGGTTCGCCAAAGGCGCGGTTGACCATGCGGCCACGCTGAACCGCAGGGCGCGCGTCGATCGCCTTGGCCCATCGCATGACGTTCTTGTAGGAATCCACGTCCAAGAACTCTGCCGCGCTATAAAGGCGGCCCAGAACCAACTGACCATACCATGGCCAAATCGCCATGTCGGCGATCGAATAGTTTTCACCCGCGATGAAGGTCTTATCCGCCAGTTCACGATCCAGAACATCCAGTTGGCGCTTGGTCTCCATGGCGAAACGGTTGATCGGGTATTCCCATTTCTCTGGTGCGTAGGCGTAGAAATGCCCGAAGCCACCGCCCAGGTAAGGCGCGCTGCCCATCTGCCAGAAAACCCAGTTCATCACCTCGGTCCGCTCCGGGCCAGAGGCGGGCAGGAACGCGCCGAATTTCTCAGCCAAATGGAACAGGATCGAGGCGCTTTCAAAAACACGGATAGGTTTGTCACTCGACCGATCCCAAAGCGCGGGGATTTTCGAGTTGGGGTTGGCCTCGACAAAGCCCGAGCTGAATTGATCGCCTTCTCCGATGTTGATCAGCCAGGCATTGTATTCGGCACCTTCATGACCAAGTGCCAGCAGCTCTTCCAGCATTACCGTGACTTTCACGCCATTGGGCGTGGCGAGCGAGTACAACTGAAGGGGATGCTGTCCGACCGGCAGGTCCTTGTCATGGGTGGCACCGGCAATCGGCCGGTTGATGTTGGCGAATTGTCCGCCACTTTTACTGTCCCAGGTCCAGACTGCTGGTGGGGTGTACGAGGATTGGTCGCTCATCTCTTGCCTTTCTTGCCTATATCAGGACTGCCTTACAGCTAATATTGCAAACCGCCGAGTCCAACCCGGTGCGACCGGCTTATTCTGTAACATTCCGCAGCCAAACTCTCACGTTTTCTCGTGCCAGGTCACAGCGGCGTTAGGGGGACTACGCACCGCACGGGAATCGCATATTGTCCTGACAGACCTGCCAGCACGGCATCACGGACATAGTTGACCCGAAAAGGATGGACCACATGAAACGCTTTGCATTGACCCTCGCTGCGGCCATAGTTCTGGCGGTTCCGGCTTTTGCCGGACCTCAATATGTTGACGGCACAGGTTTTGCTGTCTCGGGATATGACGTCGTTGCCTATCGCAGTCTGGATCAGGTGCCGGTTGGCCAGCCGCAGCACGAAGGTGTGCGCGGAAAAGCCGACATCACCGCAGAGTACAACGGTGCAACCTGGGCTTTTGCGACCGAGGAAAACCGCGCCAAGTTCCTAGAAAACCCTGCATATTATGCGCCGCAATATGATGGACACTGCGCTTACGGCGTGTCGCGTGGCGGCAAGGTTCCGGCAAACCCGAACCTGTGGCGGATCGTGGATGACAAGCTGTATCTCAACATCACCGACGTGGTTGTGGGATTTTTTGAGGAAGACATTCCGGGCAATATCAATCTTGCCGAAGGAAATTGGCCCGGTATCGAACCGAGCGACGCCTCAACCAACGTGATCCCGAAATTCACCTCTGAAGGCCCGGTTTCAAACTGATCCGGCGACACAATATCAGTGCCCGGCTGGTTCAGCCGGGCTCAGACCCTTACCCCGCAAGCCAGAATTGATCCCGAATATCCTGATCAGCATCAAATCTGATCCGCACACTCTTGGCCCCTGGAAACTTGCGTTCGCGGATTGTATCGGGGATGATGACTTCCCCCGCACCAGTATCTTTGGACTGAAAGCTCAGAATTTCAGCCTCGGTGTGGCGTGTGCTGCTCAGGACAGTCGTTGGCAAGGCGACGCGATTTGCCCCATGATGCACGGGCGTGGTTACAAAATAGGTCAAATGCCGCCCGTAACACCCGACCGCATCAGGAACGTGGTCCGAGACACTTGCATCAGGCATTTCCTCGACATCCCTCTCATTGTGCATATGCGGCAGCACCTGGTGGGGGTTCAGCATCGCCTTGCAGGCGGCGATGTCTTCCTGCGGAAGTTCGATGATGCGTTTTTTCAAACGGGGTCGACGCGGCTGCGGAGAACCGGAACTGGCACCAGCTTTTGTTGCCAACCCTTCCTTGCGCAGAAAATCATAGGCCGCTTTGGCGCGCGAGAACCCGGAACTGTCACCGTCCTTGTGATCAGGATGCGAATGAAAGGCGATCTGCCGCCAGGCCTCTCTGATTTCACTGGAATTGGCGCAGGGGGTTAACCCCAGATCTGCCAGCGCGTTCGTGCGTGCCCGCACTTTATCGACAGGTTCCATACTTAAAACACTCATTACAAACTACACTCTTCCAGTGTCGCCAGGGTCGTGGTTTTGTCAAATTTCGAGGCTGATTTGCAGGGCTTGCGACGACAATCACGATGCGGAGATTCAATTGTTCCGTAAAGGCGGCATTCAGCGCGCGCGATTGTGAAACAGTTCACACATTCCGAGACGTCAAAACGCCCGGGGCAAACGTAACCCGGGCGAATCTTTGGGGTTTTTGGGTTTTAGGCGACGTTTTCCAGTTCGACCCGTGGTGAAATGCCCAGCGCAAAGCAGACATCGCGTGTCAGTTCAGGGCGGTTCAGGGTATAGAAATGCAGCTTGTCCACGCCGCCTTCGATCAGGTCCGAACACAGTTCAGTGCAGATTGCCGTGGCCAGCAGATCCTCGCGCTCGTCGCGCACCGCTTTTTCAAAGGCCTGTTCGACCCACTCCGGAATATGCGTGCCACAGCGTTTTGCAAAATTGCGGGCACCCGACCAGTTCTCGATCGGCAGGATGCCCGGCACGATCGGTTTGTCGATCCCGGCCTTGGCGCATGCGTCACGGAACCGGAAAAAGGTCTCGGCTTCGAAGAAGAACTGCGTCAGCGCTTCGTCTGCGCCAGCGTCCAGTTTGGCTTTCAACCAGTCCACATCCGCAGCCATGTCTGCGGCTTCGGGGTGGGTGTCAGGATAGGCCCCGACACGAATGCTGAACATTTCGGTTTCGGCCAGTGCTTCTATCAGCTCAACCGAACTGGAAAACCCGTCCGGGTGCGGCACAAACTTGTCCTGACCCTTTGGCGGATCGCCGCGCAGGGCGACGATATCTTGCACCCCAGCGCGTGCGAAGGCGTCTGCGATCTCCAGGGTTTCCTGCCGCGAAGCATCGACGCAGGTCAGATGAGCGGCCACGTTCAGGCCCGATGACTTGTGCAGGGTTGAAACCGCGTCACGTGTCAGTTCACGCGTTGTGCCGCCAGCGCCGTAGGTGACAGAAACGAAGCGGGGATCCAAGGGGGCCAATGTCTGAACCGTATCCCAAAGGCGGAAAGAGGCTTCCAGAGTTTTGGGGGGAAAGAACTCGAAGGAAATTTCAGGATTGGACATTGTGGCCTCACTGGATCAACTGAGCCCCTTGTGCCATGACGGGCAATGTGAAACAAACTCATATTGCTCATCAATAACATGAATGCTGTTTGAAATGCATATTGAATTCCGGCACCTGCGTACGATAAAGGCAATCCACGAATGCGGCGGGCTGGCCCGTGCTGCGGATCAGCTGAATATCACCCAGTCCGCATTAAGTCATCAAATCAAAGGGTTGGAGGATCAGGCGGGAGTTGAACTGTTTCTGCGTCGCTCAAAGCCAATGAAACTGTCAGCCGCCGGATTCCGCCTTTTGAGACTGGCCGAGCAAATCCTTCCTCAGGTCGAGGCCGCGCAGAGTGAGTTTTCATCGCTGCGGGACGGGCGCACGGGGCGGATGCATATTGCCATCGAATGCCATGCCTGTTTCGAATGGTTGTTTCCTGTTCTTGAGGCCTTCAGGAAGTCTTGGAGCGATGTGGATGTCGATATTCGTCCTGGCCTGGCTTTCGACGCCCTGCCAGCCTTGCAGAAGGAAGAGGTCGATCTGGTGGTCTCATCCGATCCCGAAGACTTGCCGGGTGTCGAGTTTGTGGAGCTTTTTGATTACAATGCAGT contains:
- a CDS encoding uracil-DNA glycosylase family protein, whose protein sequence is MNALRQGIRACRLCADRFAQTETAHEPRPVVWFRTGTPILVAGQAPGARVHESGRPFTDPSGDRLRHWLGIDETVFYDRDRVSIVPMAFCFPGYDARNADLPPPAICRKTWHDRVMQELGRVPLTVLVGGHAHKFHLGVRGSVTDTVRNWRDHAPRVFALPHPSWRNTAWLKKNPWFEAELLPVLRARVQEVLND
- a CDS encoding SseB family protein; this encodes MTDSTALDTAHAAMQADPQNDAARLRFFERLADSELFLMLTEEARDENISPELFDVADGRFVLAFDREDRLAQFAGQPVPYVALSGRALSGMLSGQGIGLGLNLETAPSSMLVPAEALGWLAETLQHSPQEVEEELSEFLPPAGLPQNLLTALDAKLATTGGLASAAYLVATKSKSGAQSHLLGFVDAIEGAEPALAKAASEALTFSGIEAGAMDVGFFTASEAAAALLAKVGLRFDLPQSQIAETVRETPGSNPDNPPILK
- the yghU gene encoding glutathione-dependent disulfide-bond oxidoreductase → MSDQSSYTPPAVWTWDSKSGGQFANINRPIAGATHDKDLPVGQHPLQLYSLATPNGVKVTVMLEELLALGHEGAEYNAWLINIGEGDQFSSGFVEANPNSKIPALWDRSSDKPIRVFESASILFHLAEKFGAFLPASGPERTEVMNWVFWQMGSAPYLGGGFGHFYAYAPEKWEYPINRFAMETKRQLDVLDRELADKTFIAGENYSIADMAIWPWYGQLVLGRLYSAAEFLDVDSYKNVMRWAKAIDARPAVQRGRMVNRAFGEPHTQLHERHDASDFETRTQDKLEAAAE
- a CDS encoding YHS domain-containing (seleno)protein; the encoded protein is MKRFALTLAAAIVLAVPAFAGPQYVDGTGFAVSGYDVVAYRSLDQVPVGQPQHEGVRGKADITAEYNGATWAFATEENRAKFLENPAYYAPQYDGHCAYGVSRGGKVPANPNLWRIVDDKLYLNITDVVVGFFEEDIPGNINLAEGNWPGIEPSDASTNVIPKFTSEGPVSN
- a CDS encoding J domain-containing protein; protein product: MEPVDKVRARTNALADLGLTPCANSSEIREAWRQIAFHSHPDHKDGDSSGFSRAKAAYDFLRKEGLATKAGASSGSPQPRRPRLKKRIIELPQEDIAACKAMLNPHQVLPHMHNERDVEEMPDASVSDHVPDAVGCYGRHLTYFVTTPVHHGANRVALPTTVLSSTRHTEAEILSFQSKDTGAGEVIIPDTIRERKFPGAKSVRIRFDADQDIRDQFWLAG
- the metF gene encoding methylenetetrahydrofolate reductase [NAD(P)H] — protein: MSNPEISFEFFPPKTLEASFRLWDTVQTLAPLDPRFVSVTYGAGGTTRELTRDAVSTLHKSSGLNVAAHLTCVDASRQETLEIADAFARAGVQDIVALRGDPPKGQDKFVPHPDGFSSSVELIEALAETEMFSIRVGAYPDTHPEAADMAADVDWLKAKLDAGADEALTQFFFEAETFFRFRDACAKAGIDKPIVPGILPIENWSGARNFAKRCGTHIPEWVEQAFEKAVRDEREDLLATAICTELCSDLIEGGVDKLHFYTLNRPELTRDVCFALGISPRVELENVA
- a CDS encoding LysR family transcriptional regulator, with amino-acid sequence MHIEFRHLRTIKAIHECGGLARAADQLNITQSALSHQIKGLEDQAGVELFLRRSKPMKLSAAGFRLLRLAEQILPQVEAAQSEFSSLRDGRTGRMHIAIECHACFEWLFPVLEAFRKSWSDVDVDIRPGLAFDALPALQKEEVDLVVSSDPEDLPGVEFVELFDYNAVFVAASTHPLAKKDYVEAEDFRGQTLITYPVERTRLDVFSQLLIPARIEPATIRQVELTAVILLLVASNRGISVLPDWVVREVKYNSDYVTRPLTKEGITRRLYAAVRSEDLEKPFVQELVKLAREEARKLQSQ